A stretch of Arachis hypogaea cultivar Tifrunner chromosome 15, arahy.Tifrunner.gnm2.J5K5, whole genome shotgun sequence DNA encodes these proteins:
- the LOC112749814 gene encoding cytochrome P450 76T24, with the protein MDAVTSNYYYYYALVFLLTCIIIHVLTSLINGRSNHKLPPGPYPRPIVGNLFQLGQNPHRSLSNLAKIHGPIMTLKLGQVTTIIISSPEMAKEVLQTHDHSLSDRPIPQSLTVLDHAYYGIGFLPNSSPLWRYLRRICNNQLFTNKALDASKFLRQKKLKELLNDVYHSSQTGEAIDIGKAAFKTGINFLSNTIFSIDFAQSISDAGDYKDIVVSILKATGSPNLADFFPLLRFIDPQGIKRSYGICIRKLFVLFDKLIEERLKMREGVNYATNNDMLDALLDISQEEDSKVMDKQQIKHLLHDLFVAGTDTTSYSLEWAMAELIHNPDIMSKAKKEVEEAVGIGNPVTESDIATLPYLQAIIKETLRLHPPAPLLLPRKAKVSVELINGYTIPKGANIMINVFAIGRHQETWENPTLFSPDRFMGTNVDVKGKDFQLTPFGSGRRICPGLPLAMRMLHLMLGTLINTFDWKLENGMKPKEMNMEDVIGGNALRKKDPLRVIPVKIIN; encoded by the exons ATGGATGCAGTGacttctaattattattattattatgctttagtttttcttttaacaTGCATTATAATCCATGTTTTAACTTCACTCATCAATGGAAGATCAAACCATAAACTTCCACCAGGTCCTTACCCTCGTCCCATAGTTGGAAACCTCTTTCAATTGGGTCAAAATCCTCACCGTTCGTTGAGCAACCTTGCAAAGATTCATGGCCCAATAATGACCTTAAAGCTTGGCCAAGTAACAACCATAATAATCTCTTCACCGGAAATGGCCAAAGAGGTTCTCCAAACCCATGATCATTCACTTTCTGATCGTCCCATTCCCCAATCCTTAACCGTCCTGGATCATGCTTATTATGGCATAGGGTTCTTACCCAATTCATCACCTCTCTGGAGATACTTGAGAAGAATATGCAACAATCAACTCTTCACAAACAAGGCTCTAGATGCAAGCAAATTCTTAAGGCAAAAGAAACTTAAAGAACTTCTCAATGATGTCTATCATAGTAGCCAAACCGGTGAAGCAATAGATATTGGTAAAGCGGCTTTCAAAACCGGGATTAACTTTTTATCAAACACTATTTTCTCCATAGATTTCGCTCAATCTATAAGTGATGCCGGAGATTACAAAGATATAGTGGTGAGTATCTTGAAAGCTACTGGGTCACCAAATTTGGCTGATTTTTTCCCATTGTTGAGGTTTATTGACCCACAAGGCATCAAAAGGAGCTATGGAATTTGCATTAGGAAGTTGTTTGTTCTCTTTGACAAGTTGATTGAGGAAAGGTTGAAGATGCGAGAAGGGGTGAATTATGCAACCAACAATGACATGTTGGATGCTTTGCTTGACATCTCCCAAGAAGAGGATAGCAAAGTCATGGACAAACAACAGATTAAACACTTACTCCAT GATTTATTTGTTGCCGGAACCGATACAACTTCATATTCATTAGAATGGGCAATGGCCGAGTTAATTCATAATCCAGATATTATGTCAAAGGCCaaaaaagaagttgaagaagctgTTGGAATTGGAAACCCAGTAACAGAATCAGACATTGCAACACTCCCTTACTTGCAAGCAATAATAAAAGAAACCCTACGCTTGCACCCACCAGCACCACTCTTGCTTCCAAGAAAAGCTAAGGTTTCTGTGGAACTCATCAATGGCTACACCATTCCAAAGGGTGCAAACATCATGATCAATGTGTTTGCCATTGGTAGGCATCAAGAAACTTGGGAAAATCCAACTCTGTTTTCACCAGACAGGTTTATGGGAACAAATGTTGATGTTAAGGGAAAGGATTTTCAGCTGACACCATTTGGAAGTGGTAGAAGAATTTGTCCCGGGTTGCCATTGGCTATGAGGATGTTGCATTTGATGTTGGGAACTTTGATTAATACTTTTGATTGGAAGCTTGAAAATGGTATGAAACCTAAAGAAATGAACATGGAGGATGTTATTGGAGGAAATGCCCTTAGAAAGAAAGATCCATTGAGAGTTATTCCagtcaaaattattaattaa
- the LOC112749815 gene encoding uncharacterized protein produces MAMLVSSSSSSSSSSPHSLSFTRSLHNALSPFSITLTLTRSHSPKRAPPSFKATLITNSDSFQVGRSIGSYGFMNVTSYSAFPSALEGNKYSYADFGAGLKTQDVGEGSVKIRLYEGRVSQGPLRGTPVIFKVYPGKRAGGIEADMMAANELNAHSFLQRNSKGIVQNLVLLVGGFETITGEQWLAFRDDGKYSAADYAKFASDRVSRDRASGELSSWNRFEQEQSIKRKQIFVIKLLQGAMRGLAYMHDNNRLHQSLGPFSVMLNTISEREGRYLIPRLRDLAFSVDVSYSELEEDPRSLADGLWRRATAAGAFTRMEKRAFAIADDIYEAGLLFAYMAFVPFCEAGAMDGLALQRLLENTFQLDLEATREYCMEDDRLAKAVEFLDLGDGAGWELLQAMLNADFRKRPIAQAVLNHRFMTGDVL; encoded by the exons ATGGCCAtgcttgtttcttcttcttcctcctcttcttcttcttctccccatTCCCTCTCTTTCACCCGTTCTCTTCACAACGCACTTTCCCCATTCTCCATAACACTCACACTCACACGCTCTCACTCTCCCAAACGCGCACCACCATCTTTCAAAGCCACCCTCATCACCAACTCCGATTCCTTCCAAGTAGGTCGCTCCATTGGCAGCTACGGCTTCATGAATGTCACTAg CTATTCAGCTTTTCCCTCTGCCCTAGAAGGCAACAAGTATTCATACGCTGATTTCGGAGCTGGTCTCAAGACTCAAGATGTTGGAGAAGGCAGTGTTAAAATCAG GCTCTATGAAGGTAGGGTTTCCCAGGGTCCACTCAGAGGTACCCCTGTTATTTTCAAG GTTTATCCTGGAAAGCGAGCTGGTGGAATTGAGGCTGATATGATGGCTGCTAATGAGTTGAATGCTCACTCCTTTCTTCAA AGAAATTCTAAAGGTATTGTTCAGAATCTTGTGTTACTTGTTGGTGGTTTTGAAACGATTACTGGAGAGCAG TGGCTTGCTTTTCGCGATGATGGGAAATATAGTGCGGCGGATTATGCAAAATTTGCGAGTGATAGGGTATCGAGGGACCGAGCTTCGGGAGAATTGTCTTCCTGGAATCGCTTTGAGCAAGAACAATCGATCAAGAGAAAGCAAATTTTTGTGATAAAGCTGCTCCAAGGTGCTATGAGAGGTCTAGCTTACATGCATGACAATAACAGATTGCACCAGAGTCTAGGACCATTTTCTGTGATGCTCAA CACCATTTCAGAAAGAGAAGGTCGGTATTTGATTCCAAGGCTTCGAGATCTGGCCTTTTCTGTTGATGTCAG CTACTCAGAACTAGAGGAGGATCCAAGATCACTTGCAGATGGTCTCTGGAGGCGAGCAACAGCTGCTGGTGCATTCACGCGTATGGAGAAAAGAGCCTTTGCAATAGCTGATGACAT ATACGAAGCGGGTCTTCTTTTTGCGTACATGGCTTTTGTTCCATTTTGTGAAGCTGGCGCAATGGATGGCCTTGCCTTGCAA AGACTTTTAGAGAACACTTTCCAACTTGATCTTGAAGCAACACGAGA GTATTGTATGGAAGATGACCGATTAGCGAAGGCTGTCGAGTTCCTCGATCTTGGAGATGGTGCTGGTTGGGAGTTACTTCAG GCAATGCTTAATGCTGATTTTCGAAAGAGACCAATTGCGCAGGCCGTTCTCAATCATAGGTTTATGACTGGGGATGTTCTTTGA
- the LOC140179616 gene encoding histone acetyltransferase MCC1-like isoform X1 — MTTTMATSTKVHNQPPPPEIRFRPLLLSDLATLLHIHAKIFPHGNDEDPSLFYEQMLSNEDSDKMMTLGAVDSSRPDDKSDEIIGYVVTTKIVNASDSELADNIVAGESSDKLDNKSLVYVMWLGVLEAYRNRGIGTYLMKEVIEYASKIPTCVGIYLHAVAENKAAIKLYKKMKFKCVRRLRNYYPINGKLYDGLLFVHCLNGARCYRSPKYIFVNIFIDVVTLMLGHVRSGLKSAGTRLRKIKQERQHRS, encoded by the exons AtgacaacaacaatggcaacaaGCACAAAGGTGCACAATCAACCACCACCGCCAGAAATACGTTTCAGGCCCCTACTACTTTCCGACCTTGCGACTCTGCTGCATATTCATGCCAAAATATTCCCCCACGG gaATGATGAAGACCCTTCATTATTTTACGAACAAATGTTATCAAATGAAGATTCTGACAAGATGATGACATTGGGAGCTGTTGACAGTAGTAGGCCAGATGATAAAAGTGATGAAATCATTGGATACGTAGTCACAACTAAAATTGTTAATGCAAGCGACAGTGAG TTAGCGGATAATATAGTTGCAGGTGAGTCGTCAGATAAATTAGACAATAAGAGTTTGGTGTATGTTATGTGGCTGGGAGTATTGGAAGCATATAGGAATCGAGGAATAG GAACTTATTTGATGAAGGAGGTTATAGAGTATGCTTCGAAGATTCCAACTTGCGTGGGCATTTACCTGCACGCAGTTGCTGAGAACAAGGCAGCAATTAAGTTGTACAAGAAAATGAAGTTCAAGTGTGTTAGAAGGTTAAGGAACTATTATCCAATCAACGGCAAGCTTTATGATGGATTATTATTCGTCCACTGTCTTAATGGTGCACGCTGTTATCGCTCACCAAAGTATATATTCGTTAACATATTTAT agATGTTGTGACATTAATGTTGGGGCACGTGAGGAGTGGGTTGAAGTCAGCGGGTACTAGGCTGCGCAAGATTAAACAAGAAAGGCAGCACCGTTCATGA
- the LOC140179616 gene encoding histone acetyltransferase MCC1-like isoform X2, whose product MTTTMATSTKVHNQPPPPEIRFRPLLLSDLATLLHIHAKIFPHGNDEDPSLFYEQMLSNEDSDKMMTLGAVDSSRPDDKSDEIIGYVVTTKIVNASDSELADNIVAGESSDKLDNKSLVYVMWLGVLEAYRNRGIGTYLMKEVIEYASKIPTCVGIYLHAVAENKAAIKLYKKMKFKCVRRLRNYYPINGKLYDGLLFVHCLNGARCYRSPKDVVTLMLGHVRSGLKSAGTRLRKIKQERQHRS is encoded by the exons AtgacaacaacaatggcaacaaGCACAAAGGTGCACAATCAACCACCACCGCCAGAAATACGTTTCAGGCCCCTACTACTTTCCGACCTTGCGACTCTGCTGCATATTCATGCCAAAATATTCCCCCACGG gaATGATGAAGACCCTTCATTATTTTACGAACAAATGTTATCAAATGAAGATTCTGACAAGATGATGACATTGGGAGCTGTTGACAGTAGTAGGCCAGATGATAAAAGTGATGAAATCATTGGATACGTAGTCACAACTAAAATTGTTAATGCAAGCGACAGTGAG TTAGCGGATAATATAGTTGCAGGTGAGTCGTCAGATAAATTAGACAATAAGAGTTTGGTGTATGTTATGTGGCTGGGAGTATTGGAAGCATATAGGAATCGAGGAATAG GAACTTATTTGATGAAGGAGGTTATAGAGTATGCTTCGAAGATTCCAACTTGCGTGGGCATTTACCTGCACGCAGTTGCTGAGAACAAGGCAGCAATTAAGTTGTACAAGAAAATGAAGTTCAAGTGTGTTAGAAGGTTAAGGAACTATTATCCAATCAACGGCAAGCTTTATGATGGATTATTATTCGTCCACTGTCTTAATGGTGCACGCTGTTATCGCTCACCAAA agATGTTGTGACATTAATGTTGGGGCACGTGAGGAGTGGGTTGAAGTCAGCGGGTACTAGGCTGCGCAAGATTAAACAAGAAAGGCAGCACCGTTCATGA
- the LOC112749816 gene encoding histone acetyltransferase MCC1 isoform X1 has protein sequence MENKEAFSKREIKYRSIQPSDEHTLQRIHDQLFPIRYESKFYQDVANGRGTESWGAVDVSRSDGQSDELIGFVTTRIVPAAEVEVNYVNYLKHFMKKIVSIHGNDLAKSDETLVHVLTLGVVKEYRHHGIASDLLKKVIENASMIQSCRAIYLHSSSENEAAVNLYKKMSFKLVRKLSKYYSFDGRHSDAYLFVYPLNGGRFHRWPFEVLISMLSCVRTGLESWGTKMKTDTSQSKKSGTQQNRGKLACH, from the exons ATGGAAAATAAAGAAGCGTTTAGTAAGAGAGAAATAAAGTACAGGTCAATACAACCTTCTGATGAACACACTTTACAGCGTATCCATGACCAACTTTTTCCCATCAG GTATGAATCTAAATTTTACCAAGATGTGGCTAACGGGCGAGGCACCGAGTCGTGGGGAGCCGTAGACGTGAGTCGCAGTGATGGTCAGAGTGATGAACTAATTGGATTTGTGACGACTCGGATTGTTCCTGCAGCAGAAGTTGAGGTTAATTATGTTAATTACTTGAAGCATTTCATGAAAAAG ATAGTGAGTATCCATGGAAATGACTTAGCCAAATCAGATGAAACTTTAGTCCATGTTTTAACGCTAGGAGTGGTGAAGGAGTATAGACATCATGGAATAG CTTCTGATCTTCTTAAGAAGGTGATTGAAAATGCTTCTATGATTCAAAGTTGCCGCGCTATTTACTTGCATTCGAGTTCTGAGAACGAGGCAGCAGTCAATCTCTACAAGAAAATGTCTTTCAAGTTAGTAAGAAAGTTGTCAAAGTATTATTCATTCGATGGCAGACATTCAGATGCATACTTATTTGTTTACCCACTCAATGGCGGTCGCTTTCATCGCTGGCCATT CGAAGTTCTGATATCAATGTTGAGCTGTGTGAGGACCGGCTTGGAGTCTTGGGGGACAAAAATGAAGACTGATACATCTCAAAGCAAGAAAAGTGGTACACAACAAAACAGAGGGAAGTTAGCTTGCCATTAG
- the LOC112749816 gene encoding histone acetyltransferase MCC1 isoform X2 — MENKEAFSKREIKYRSIQPSDEHTLQRIHDQLFPIRYESKFYQDVANGRGTESWGAVDVSRSDGQSDELIGFVTTRIVPAAEVEIVSIHGNDLAKSDETLVHVLTLGVVKEYRHHGIASDLLKKVIENASMIQSCRAIYLHSSSENEAAVNLYKKMSFKLVRKLSKYYSFDGRHSDAYLFVYPLNGGRFHRWPFEVLISMLSCVRTGLESWGTKMKTDTSQSKKSGTQQNRGKLACH, encoded by the exons ATGGAAAATAAAGAAGCGTTTAGTAAGAGAGAAATAAAGTACAGGTCAATACAACCTTCTGATGAACACACTTTACAGCGTATCCATGACCAACTTTTTCCCATCAG GTATGAATCTAAATTTTACCAAGATGTGGCTAACGGGCGAGGCACCGAGTCGTGGGGAGCCGTAGACGTGAGTCGCAGTGATGGTCAGAGTGATGAACTAATTGGATTTGTGACGACTCGGATTGTTCCTGCAGCAGAAGTTGAG ATAGTGAGTATCCATGGAAATGACTTAGCCAAATCAGATGAAACTTTAGTCCATGTTTTAACGCTAGGAGTGGTGAAGGAGTATAGACATCATGGAATAG CTTCTGATCTTCTTAAGAAGGTGATTGAAAATGCTTCTATGATTCAAAGTTGCCGCGCTATTTACTTGCATTCGAGTTCTGAGAACGAGGCAGCAGTCAATCTCTACAAGAAAATGTCTTTCAAGTTAGTAAGAAAGTTGTCAAAGTATTATTCATTCGATGGCAGACATTCAGATGCATACTTATTTGTTTACCCACTCAATGGCGGTCGCTTTCATCGCTGGCCATT CGAAGTTCTGATATCAATGTTGAGCTGTGTGAGGACCGGCTTGGAGTCTTGGGGGACAAAAATGAAGACTGATACATCTCAAAGCAAGAAAAGTGGTACACAACAAAACAGAGGGAAGTTAGCTTGCCATTAG
- the LOC112749817 gene encoding LOW QUALITY PROTEIN: stromal processing peptidase, chloroplastic-like (The sequence of the model RefSeq protein was modified relative to this genomic sequence to represent the inferred CDS: inserted 1 base in 1 codon): protein MSQPMAMAMAMASSATTSTACASLLFPPHTNSRTTNSPYSTRFHVRFRNNRLFFPSSSPSGRRTHKAIHGGGFGLRRNKGDVTWKRSTSFFGELATKSFLLPQQHTRSCTSCCRASATKRRTSFPRFVLGAFLDKSSFGLSKSRFQRRSAQIPHATVGPDEPHAASTAWPDGISEKQDLGLFDSERERIEECLNSELPYHPKLHRGQLKNGLRYLILPNKVPPNRFEAHLEVHAGSIDEEDDEQGIAHMIEHVAFLGSKKREKLLGTGARSNAYTDFHHTVFHIHAPTSTKDSDGDLLPFVLDALNEIAFQPKFLASRIEKERRAILSELQMMNTIEYRVDCQLLQHLHSENKLSKRFPIGLEEQIKKWDADKIRKFHERWYFPANATLYIVGDIDNITKTVYQIEAVFGQTGVDNEKSSVTTPSAFGAVASFLVPKLSVGXGGNSVERSANTIDQSKVFNKERQAVRPPVKHNWSLPGSSGDLKPPQIFQHELLQNFSINMFCKIPVNRVQTFNDLRNVLMKRIFLSALHFRINTRYKSSNPPFTSVELDHSDSGREGCTVTTLTITAEPKNWQNAITVAVQEVRRLKEFGVTQGELTRYLDALLKDSEHLAAMIDNVSSVDNLDFIMESDALGHRVMDQRQGHECLLAVAETVTLEEVNSVGAKVLEFIADFGKPTAPLPAAIVACVPTKVHIEGAGETEFKISPTEITDAMKAGLDQPIMPEPELEVPKELVQPSQLEDLKKERKPAFISVSSETDVTKLHDEETGITQRRLANGIPVNYKISKTETQSGVMRLIVGGGRAAESSDSRGSVILGVRTLSEGGRVGNFSREQVELFCVNHLINCSLESTEEFISMEFRFTLRDNGMRAAFQLLHMVLEHSVWLDDAFDRARQLYLSFYRSIPKSLERSTAHKLMVAMLDGDERFIEPTPKSLENLTLQSVKEAVMSQFFGDNMEVSIVGDFTEEEIESCILDYLGTAQATRNYKKGEEPRPPLFRPSPSDLQFQEVFLKDTDERACAYIAGPAPNRWGFTADGEDLLESIKNDDQSKTDVPHMEGDLRRSLRAHPLFFGITMGLLAEIINSRLFTTVRDSLGLTYDVSFELNLFDRLKLGWYVISVTSTPSKVHKAVDACKNVLRGLHSNKITERELDRAKRTLLMRHEAEIKSNAYWLGLLAHLQASSVPRKDISCIKDLTFLYEDATIEDVYRAYDQLKVDENSLYACIGVAGAQAEQDIAAPLGEEEAGDAYPGVIPMGGRGLSTMTRPTT, encoded by the exons ATGTCTCAACCCATGGCTATGGCTATGGCTATGGCGTCTTCTGCTACTACTTCAACAGCTTGTGCCTCTCTTCTCTTTCCTCCTCATACTAACTCTCGCACAACAAACTCTCCATACTCCACTCGTTTTCATGTTCGATTCCGTAACAATcgcctcttcttcccttcttcttctccaag TGGAAGGAGAACGCATAAAGCTATTCATGGCGGTGGATTCGGTTTGCGACGGAACAAGGGAGATGTTACCTGGAAACGTTCCACTTCCTTCTTCGGTGAACTCGCGACGAAGTCGTTTTTGTTGCCGCAGCAACATACGCGTAGCTGTACCTCTTGCTGTCGTGCTTCCGCTACTAAACGCCGCACAAGTTTTCCGAGATTCGTTCTTGGAGCTTTTCTGGATAAATCGTCATTCGGTTTATCGAAGAGTAGATTCCAACGTCGCTCT GCTCAAATTCCACATGCAACAGTTGGTCCAGATGAGCCTCATGCAGCAAGTACAGCCTGGCCAGACGGTATTTCTGAAAAGCAAGATTTAGGTTTATTTGATTCTGAACGAGAGCGGATTGAGGAGTGTCTAAATTCTGAACTTCCATATCACCCTAAGTTGCATCGAGGCCAGCTAAAGAATGGGTTGCGTTATCTCATTTTGCCAAATAAAGTGCCGCCAAACAG GTTTGAAGCACACTTGGAAGTTCATGCGGGTTCAATAGATGAAGAGGATGATGAGCAAGGCATTGCTCATATGATTGAACATGTTGCTTTCCTTGGAAGTAAAAAACGTGAGAAGCTTCTTGGCACAGGAGCTCGTTCAAATGCTTATACTGACTTCCACCATACAGTGTTTCACATCCATGCCCCTACTAGCACCAAG GACTCTGATGGTGATCTGCTTCCATTTGTTCTAGATGCCTTAAATGAG ATAGCTTTCCAGCCAAAGTTCCTTGCTTctagaattgaaaaagaacgacGTGCTATACTCTCGGAGCTTCAAATGATGAATACAATAGAGTACCGGGTTGATTGCCAG TTGTTACAACATCTGCATTCTGAAAACAAGCTGAGCAAGAGGTTTCCAATTGGCTTAGAAGAACAGATAAAGAAATGGGATGCAGATAAAATTAGGAAATTTCATGAGCGTTGGTATTTCCCTGCAAATGCTACCTTGTACATTGTGGGGGATATTGATAACATCACAAAGACTGTGTATCAGATTGAA GCTGTTTTTGGACAAACAGGTGTAGACAATGAGAAAAGTTCTGTCACCACTCCAAGCGCATTTGGTGCAGTGGCTAGTTTTCTTGTGCCCAAGCTTTCTGTTG CTGGGGGAAATTCAGTTGAAAGATCAGCAAATACAATTGATCAATCAAAAGTATTTAACAAGGAAAGGCAAGCTGTTCGTCCTCCTGTGAAGCATAATTGGTCGCTTCCTGGAAGCAGTGGCGATTTGAAGCCACCACAAATATTTCAACACGAGTtgcttcaaaatttttcaattaatatgTTTTGCAAG ATTCCAGTAAATAGGGTTCAAACATTCAATGACTTGCGTAACGTCTTGATGAAAAGAATATTTTTGTCTGCTCTTCATTTTCGTATCAATACAAGATATAAG AGTTCAAATCCACCATTCACTTCAGTTGAACTGGATCATAGTGATTCTGGAAGGGAAGGATGTACTGTGACCACTCTTACCATAACTGCAGAACCAAAGAATTGGCAAAATGCAATTACAGTTGCTGTTCAAGAG GTTCGGAGACTTAAAGAGTTTGGTGTTACCCAGGGGGAATTAACTCGATATTTAGATGCCCTTTTGAAAGATAGTGAACACCTTGCAGCCATGATTGATAATGTATCTTCTGTTGATAACTTGGATTTCATCATGGAAAGTGATGCTCTTGGCCATAGAGTTATGGACCAGAGGCAGGGACATGAATGCTTACTTGCTGTTGCAGAGACAGTAACCCTTGAGGAG GTCAATTCTGTTGGTGCTAAGGTGTTAGAATTTATAGCTGATTTTGGAAAGCCTACTGCACCGCTGCCTGCAGCTATTGTTGCTTGTGTTCCAACAAAAGTTCACATTGAGGGAGCAGGTGAAACAGAATTCAAGATATCTCCAACTGAAATTACAGATGCTATGAAAGCAGGATTGGATCAGCCTATAATGCCAGAGCCTGAG CTCGAGGTGCCAAAGGAACTAGTACAACCATCCCAGCTAGAAGACTTAAAAAAGGAGCGCAAGCCAGCCTTTATTTCTGTAAGTTCTGAAACAGATGTTACAAAGCTTCATGATGAGGAAACTGGGATCACTCAACGTCGTCTTGCAAATGGAATTCCTGTTAACTATAAG ATATCAAAAACAGAAACACAAAGTGGGGTGATGCGGCTGATTGTCGGTGGAGGACGAGCCGCTGAGAGTTCTGATTCGAGAGGATCCGTGATTCTGGGTGTTAGGACACTTAGTGAGGGAGGTCGTGTTGGCAATTTCTCAAGGGAGCAA GTTGAACTTTTTTGTGTGAATCACCTGATTAATTGCTCCTTGGAATCTACGGAGGAATTCATATCTATGGAGTTTCGTTTTACTTTAAGAGATAATGGAATGCGTGCTGCCTTTCAACTCCTCCACATGGTGCTCGAG CATAGTGTATGGCTAGATGATGCTTTTGATAGAGCAAGGCAATTGTACCTGTCATTTTATCGATCCATCCCAAAGAGCTTGGAACGCTCAACTGCTCACAAGCTCATGGTTGCAATGCTAGATGGTGATGAGCGATTTATCGAGCCTACACCAAAATCATTGGAAAATTTAACCCTTCAATCTGTTAAGGAGGCTGTAATGAGTCAATTTTTTGGTGATAACATGGAG GTAAGCATTGTAGGTGACTTCACTGAGGAGGAAATTGAATCCTGTATTCTTGACTACCTTGGCACTGCTCAGGCCACAAGAAATTATAAGAAAGGGGAAGAACCCAGGCCACCCTTATTTCGACCATCTCCGTCAGATTTGCAATTTCAAGAA GTATTTCTAAAAGACACTGATGAAAGGGCATGTGCTTATATTGCTGGGCCAGCACCAAACCGTTGGGGTTTTACTGCAGATGGAGAAGACCTGTTAGAGTCAATTAAAAATG ATGATCAATCAAAAACCGATGTTCCGCACATGGAAGGTGATCTTAGAAGAAGCCTTCGTGCTCATCCTCTTTTCTTTGGTATAACTATGGGTTTGCTTGCTGAGATTATAAATTCTAG GCTCTTCACAACTGTCAGAGATTCACTGGGGTTGACCTATGATGTATCGTTTGAATTAAACTTGTTTGATAGGCTTAAGCTAGGATGGTATGTGATCTCTGTGACATCAACTCCAAGCAAG GTGCACAAAGCtgttgatgcatgcaagaatgttcTTAGAGGTCTGCATAGCAATAAAATTACTGAGAGGGAACTGGACAGG GCTAAGCGGACACTCTTGATGAGACATGAAGCCGAAATCAAGTCTAATGCCTATTGGCTGGGATTGTTAGCTCACTTACAAGCTTCTTCTGTACCAAGGAAG GACATATCTTGTATCAAGGACCTAACATTTCTATACGAAGATGCTACTATTGAGGATGTATACCGTGCATATGACCAGTTGAAAGTGGATGAAAATTCTCTATATGCATGCATTGGGGTTGCCGGGGCTCAGGCTGAACAAGATATAGCAG CTCCTTTAGGAGAGGAAGAAGCCGGTGATGCTTATCCAGGTGTTATTCCCATGGGAGGACGTGGTTTATCTACAATGACACGTCCTACTACCTGA